In Vagococcus luciliae, one genomic interval encodes:
- a CDS encoding DUF1803 domain-containing protein gives MYQFITLQTEQTYRSLMQDKAFQQVVNFMIEQGKSVTLRDMKRALPDVEEIEVVIETWISAGLITRYHGRYELVGYVMSEEKQEELKQTYQSFFLSCVEKLNAKCRQLDLSTKDVAFYLLYALHQKIQGNIALGQYVEDTPALAKIKQLPFYFQQLTGKKTEWLSFENLTNLAECVSLPSFFYEETYRENTRAPQFLLLEKRLGDVNESYFLTYAERKLRRIEKGRIISSDTLDIFLDALVTLGYLTIEARHYKLNVLSVEEHVLEEIHQELDPIIELFDETFNRPWEIVVIYTLLDAMDLVDTLEHYPTLFGLKPL, from the coding sequence ATGTATCAATTTATAACATTACAAACAGAACAGACTTATCGGTCATTAATGCAAGATAAAGCATTTCAACAAGTCGTTAATTTTATGATTGAACAAGGAAAAAGTGTGACCTTACGCGATATGAAACGTGCCTTGCCTGATGTGGAAGAGATTGAAGTGGTAATCGAAACATGGATATCAGCTGGACTTATCACACGTTATCATGGACGATATGAGTTAGTTGGATACGTGATGTCCGAAGAAAAACAAGAGGAATTAAAACAGACCTATCAGTCATTTTTTTTATCTTGTGTGGAAAAATTAAACGCTAAATGTAGACAATTGGATTTATCGACAAAAGACGTTGCTTTTTATTTACTATATGCCTTGCATCAAAAAATACAAGGCAATATAGCTTTGGGTCAGTATGTAGAAGATACCCCAGCATTAGCTAAGATAAAGCAGTTGCCTTTCTATTTTCAACAATTAACTGGTAAAAAAACAGAATGGTTATCGTTTGAAAATTTAACCAATTTAGCTGAATGTGTCAGTTTGCCAAGTTTTTTTTATGAAGAAACTTACCGAGAAAACACACGAGCGCCTCAGTTTTTATTGTTAGAAAAACGATTGGGCGATGTAAATGAGTCTTATTTTTTAACATATGCTGAACGAAAGTTACGTCGTATTGAAAAAGGACGAATCATATCATCCGATACACTTGATATTTTTTTAGACGCACTTGTCACGTTGGGTTATTTGACCATAGAGGCACGTCATTACAAGTTAAATGTATTAAGTGTTGAGGAACATGTATTAGAAGAGATTCATCAAGAGCTGGATCCAATCATTGAGTTATTTGATGAAACCTTTAATAGGCCCTGGGAGATAGTGGTAATTTATACTCTCTTAGATGCGATGGATTTAGTAGATACGTTGGAACATTATCCTACTCTATTTGGGCTTAAACCGCTTTAG
- a CDS encoding manganese-dependent inorganic pyrophosphatase — MTKVLIFGHQNPDTDAIASAISFAYLQNKLGVEAEAVALGTPNEETTYALNYFNVDAPRVIESCSNETTQVMLVDHNEAQQSVSDIKELDVLAVVDHHRIANFETANPLYYRAEPVGCTNTIILKIYKEHGIDIPKDVAGMMLSAIVSDSLLFKSPTCTDEDIKAAKELAEIAGVDLDVYGLDMLKAGTNLSTKTALELINADAKTFPMGDKSVRIGQVNTVDVNDVLARQAELEEAMAKENTDNGFDLFILVITNILDSNSVALVVGEPKEKVEAAFDVTLENNTAELAGVVSRKKQVVPPLTNAFNA, encoded by the coding sequence ATGACAAAGGTATTAATTTTTGGTCATCAAAATCCGGATACAGATGCAATTGCTTCAGCAATCTCATTTGCTTATCTACAAAATAAACTAGGTGTAGAAGCGGAAGCCGTTGCTTTAGGAACACCAAATGAGGAAACAACGTATGCATTAAACTATTTTAACGTGGATGCACCAAGAGTGATTGAAAGTTGTTCCAATGAAACAACACAAGTGATGTTAGTCGATCACAATGAAGCACAACAAAGTGTGAGTGACATTAAAGAATTAGACGTATTAGCTGTAGTGGATCATCACCGTATTGCAAACTTTGAAACAGCTAATCCATTGTATTATCGTGCTGAGCCAGTTGGTTGTACGAATACAATCATCTTAAAAATCTATAAAGAACATGGCATTGACATTCCAAAAGATGTTGCAGGAATGATGCTTTCAGCGATTGTTTCTGATTCATTACTATTCAAATCACCAACCTGTACGGATGAAGACATTAAAGCAGCAAAAGAATTAGCTGAAATTGCTGGTGTTGATTTAGACGTTTATGGATTGGATATGTTAAAAGCAGGAACCAATCTTTCAACTAAAACTGCATTAGAATTAATCAATGCGGATGCCAAAACTTTCCCAATGGGCGATAAATCAGTTCGTATTGGTCAAGTTAATACAGTAGACGTGAATGACGTATTAGCTCGTCAAGCAGAATTAGAAGAAGCGATGGCAAAAGAAAACACTGATAACGGGTTTGATTTATTTATCTTAGTGATTACAAATATTTTAGATAGTAATTCAGTGGCTCTTGTTGTTGGGGAACCAAAAGAAAAAGTGGAAGCAGCCTTTGATGTGACATTGGAAAATAATACAGCTGAATTAGCTGGCGTCGTGTCACGTAAAAAACAAGTGGTTCCACCACTAACAAACGCATTTAATGCATAA
- a CDS encoding helix-turn-helix transcriptional regulator, which yields MKNNLANIRKEKKMTQQDLASVLNISRQTIISLEKGKYNPSIILALKIGNFFNIPVEDIFLLEEND from the coding sequence ATGAAAAACAATTTAGCTAACATTAGAAAAGAGAAAAAAATGACTCAACAAGACTTAGCCAGTGTGTTAAATATTTCTAGACAAACCATCATTTCACTTGAAAAAGGAAAATATAATCCTTCTATTATCCTAGCACTAAAGATTGGAAATTTTTTTAATATCCCTGTTGAAGACATTTTTTTATTAGAAGAAAACGATTAA
- a CDS encoding PepSY domain-containing protein yields the protein MKKIILLSSVVLSLGVFAGCSSQNTDSGKTTKSSSSQVSASSNSVSSSTSESSASETVYKVSLSDAIETYKETYPNTDIISISLDTSFGQTVYDIEGIDDNKEYSIKINTDTKELKKEREENLDRDERNGIKRRENKLDLTNLKDMKEIFDIALKEAGSGKIDDWEIKEDMGVTYWDVSIKDGMTKEIEYKINAQTGEIIETDAD from the coding sequence ATGAAAAAAATAATCTTATTAAGTAGTGTGGTTTTATCATTAGGAGTGTTTGCAGGGTGTTCATCGCAAAACACGGATTCGGGTAAGACGACTAAGTCATCAAGCTCACAAGTTTCAGCTTCAAGTAACTCAGTTAGTTCATCAACGAGTGAATCAAGTGCAAGTGAAACAGTTTATAAGGTGAGTTTATCAGACGCGATAGAAACATATAAAGAAACTTATCCAAATACTGATATCATATCAATTAGTTTAGATACTAGTTTTGGGCAAACAGTTTATGATATTGAAGGCATAGATGACAATAAAGAATATTCAATAAAAATCAACACTGATACAAAAGAATTAAAAAAAGAACGCGAAGAAAATTTAGATCGTGACGAAAGAAATGGTATTAAACGTAGAGAGAACAAACTTGATTTAACTAATTTAAAAGATATGAAAGAAATATTTGATATTGCTTTGAAAGAAGCTGGTTCTGGCAAAATAGATGATTGGGAAATCAAAGAAGATATGGGCGTGACTTATTGGGACGTATCAATTAAAGATGGTATGACAAAAGAAATTGAGTACAAGATTAATGCCCAAACTGGAGAAATTATTGAAACAGATGCAGATTAA
- the pflA gene encoding pyruvate formate-lyase-activating protein — protein MTESVTGRIHSTENLGTVDGPGVRFIVFMQGCKMRCQFCHNPDTWKIGGGREVTTDEILEEALRYKSYWGEDGGITISGGEPLLQLDFIIDLFKKAKKHGIHTTVDTCGKPFTFDEPFFSKFNEMLKYTDLFLFDIKHIDQQGHKELTMHTNDNILEMAKYLSDIGQPVWIRHVLVPQRTDYDEYLIRLDNFIKELKNVDKVEVLPYHTMGLFKWKDLGIDYPLKGIDPPTQERVKNAQELLHTADYNKYKEKRAVK, from the coding sequence ATGACAGAATCAGTAACAGGAAGAATTCATTCGACAGAAAATTTAGGGACAGTTGATGGTCCTGGCGTTCGTTTTATCGTATTTATGCAAGGGTGTAAAATGCGTTGCCAGTTTTGTCATAATCCTGACACATGGAAAATCGGTGGAGGACGTGAAGTGACAACTGATGAAATACTGGAAGAAGCTTTACGTTATAAATCTTACTGGGGAGAAGATGGGGGTATCACTATAAGTGGTGGTGAGCCATTACTTCAACTTGACTTCATCATTGATTTATTTAAAAAAGCAAAAAAACATGGGATTCATACGACGGTGGACACATGTGGTAAACCATTTACATTTGACGAACCATTTTTTAGTAAATTCAATGAAATGTTGAAATACACTGATCTGTTTCTTTTTGATATCAAACATATCGATCAACAAGGTCACAAAGAACTAACCATGCACACAAATGATAATATTTTAGAAATGGCAAAGTATTTGTCTGATATTGGTCAGCCAGTTTGGATTCGTCATGTGTTGGTTCCTCAAAGAACGGATTATGATGAGTATTTAATTCGATTGGATAATTTTATTAAAGAATTAAAAAATGTCGATAAAGTTGAAGTATTGCCATATCACACAATGGGTCTTTTCAAATGGAAGGACTTAGGAATTGATTACCCATTAAAAGGCATTGACCCACCAACTCAAGAGCGAGTAAAAAATGCCCAAGAATTACTTCATACGGCAGACTATAATAAGTATAAAGAAAAACGTGCAGTGAAATAA
- the pflB gene encoding formate C-acetyltransferase, with amino-acid sequence MGYWDGFKGSKWRTQVDVRDFIQANYTEYKGDDSFLEPAADSTEKLWTKLQELFEVQHEKNGVYDMDNNIPATVTSHEPGYLIKEEEKIVGLQTDVPLKQAFMPFGGINMANNALVSNGYEVDDEMTKIFSDWRKTHNQGVFDAYTPEMRAARKNKIITGLPDAYGRGRIIGDYRRLALYGIDFLIAEKKKDLSNVGNKVMTDDVIRLREEVSDQIKALVDIKEMATYYGFDISKPAKNAQEAIQWVYFGYLAAIKSQNGAAMSIGRISAFLDIYIQRDLENGVINEAEAQELIDHLIMKLRMVKFARTPEYNQLFSGYPIWATLSIAGMGIDGRSLVTKNDFRILHTLTNMGPSPEPNLTVLYSSHLPEGFRTYAAKIAKESSSIQFENDDLLRANWGSDDCAIACCVSATVMGKDMQFFGARANLAKAVLYAINGGIDEVTKAQVAPRFRPMTGDTLNYDEFITRYKDMLDWLAELYVNTLNVIHYMHDKYAYEAPQLAFMDTDLKRTFATGIAGISHAADSIMAIKHGNVQVIRDEDGLAVDYVPQNEFPTYGNDNEEADAMANWILDYFMTQIKRQHTYRNSTPTTSLLTITSNVVYGKATGNTPDGRRAGKPLAPGANPSYQDGKFLGEKNGLLASLNSTARLAYTSALDGISNTQTINPNGLGKDDDTRINNLRNVMDGYFDKGGYHLNVNVFTTDLLLDAQAHPEKYPNLTIRVSGYAVKFRDLTPEQQADVISRTAHDRM; translated from the coding sequence ATGGGATACTGGGATGGATTTAAAGGTAGTAAATGGCGCACACAAGTGGATGTTAGAGATTTTATTCAAGCAAACTACACAGAGTATAAAGGTGACGACAGTTTCTTAGAGCCAGCTGCTGATAGCACAGAAAAATTATGGACTAAATTACAAGAATTATTTGAAGTTCAACATGAAAAAAATGGTGTTTATGACATGGATAACAACATCCCTGCTACAGTAACATCACATGAACCAGGTTACTTAATCAAAGAAGAAGAAAAAATCGTAGGATTGCAAACAGATGTACCATTGAAACAAGCCTTTATGCCATTTGGTGGTATCAACATGGCAAACAATGCCTTAGTATCTAATGGTTATGAAGTGGATGACGAAATGACAAAAATCTTCAGTGACTGGAGAAAAACTCATAACCAAGGTGTATTTGATGCTTATACACCAGAAATGAGAGCCGCTCGTAAAAATAAAATTATCACTGGTCTTCCAGATGCTTATGGTCGTGGACGTATTATCGGTGACTATCGTCGTTTAGCATTATACGGAATTGACTTCTTAATTGCTGAAAAGAAAAAAGACTTATCTAACGTAGGTAACAAAGTGATGACAGATGATGTTATCCGTTTACGTGAAGAAGTGTCTGATCAAATCAAAGCGTTAGTTGACATTAAAGAAATGGCTACTTACTACGGATTTGATATTTCTAAACCTGCTAAAAACGCTCAAGAAGCTATCCAATGGGTATACTTCGGTTACTTAGCAGCCATTAAATCACAAAATGGTGCCGCTATGTCAATCGGACGCATCTCTGCATTCTTAGATATCTATATCCAACGTGACTTAGAAAATGGCGTAATCAACGAAGCTGAAGCACAAGAATTAATTGACCACTTAATTATGAAATTACGTATGGTTAAATTCGCTCGTACGCCTGAATACAACCAATTATTCTCTGGATACCCAATTTGGGCAACATTATCAATTGCTGGTATGGGAATTGACGGACGTTCATTAGTAACTAAAAATGATTTCCGTATCTTACATACCTTAACAAACATGGGACCATCTCCAGAACCAAACTTAACAGTATTGTATTCTTCTCATTTACCAGAAGGATTCAGAACTTACGCAGCTAAAATTGCGAAAGAAAGTTCTTCAATCCAATTTGAAAATGACGATTTATTACGTGCTAACTGGGGATCAGATGACTGTGCGATTGCTTGTTGTGTGTCTGCCACTGTTATGGGTAAAGACATGCAATTCTTCGGAGCTCGTGCTAACTTAGCAAAAGCTGTGTTATATGCAATCAACGGTGGGATTGACGAAGTGACTAAAGCACAAGTTGCACCTCGTTTCCGTCCAATGACTGGTGATACATTAAACTATGATGAATTCATCACTCGTTATAAAGATATGTTAGATTGGTTAGCAGAATTATATGTAAATACATTAAACGTTATCCATTACATGCATGATAAATATGCTTATGAAGCACCACAATTAGCATTCATGGATACTGACTTAAAACGTACATTCGCAACAGGTATCGCTGGTATCTCACATGCGGCTGATAGTATCATGGCTATCAAACATGGTAACGTTCAAGTTATCCGTGACGAAGATGGATTAGCAGTTGACTATGTACCACAAAATGAGTTCCCAACTTACGGAAATGACAATGAAGAAGCAGATGCTATGGCAAACTGGATCTTAGACTACTTCATGACTCAAATTAAACGTCAACATACTTATAGAAACTCAACACCTACAACATCATTATTAACGATTACTTCTAATGTTGTTTATGGTAAAGCAACTGGTAACACACCAGACGGACGTCGTGCAGGTAAACCATTAGCACCAGGTGCTAACCCAAGTTACCAAGATGGTAAATTCTTAGGTGAGAAAAATGGTCTTTTAGCATCATTAAACTCAACTGCAAGACTTGCTTATACATCAGCTTTAGATGGTATCTCAAATACACAAACTATTAACCCTAATGGTTTAGGTAAAGATGATGATACTCGAATTAACAACTTACGTAATGTAATGGATGGTTACTTCGATAAAGGAGGATATCACTTGAACGTGAACGTCTTTACAACTGATTTATTATTAGACGCTCAAGCTCATCCAGAAAAATATCCAAACTTAACTATCCGTGTATCTGGATATGCTGTTAAATTCCGTGATTTAACACCTGAACAACAAGCAGACGTTATTTCTCGTACAGCTCATGATAGAATGTAA